Within the Atribacterota bacterium genome, the region ACAGAAATACATATTATTTCTTTATTTTGTTCTTTGATTAACTCTACTGATGGGGTAATTCCAAGTTTGTTTATTATCTTATTAGGGATATCTTCAAGAAGTTTTTTAGAATTCCTTACTCCAATTGGATTACCTCGGTCGTCAAAACCAATAAGCAATTTTCCGCCATTCGTATTAGCAAATGCACTAATAGATTTAAGGTATTCATCTCGCCAGCTGGCTTTAAATTCAGTTGTTTGTGATTCTATCATGATTACCACCAGATTAAAGATTTAATGGTTTTATAATCCAGGTTATTGATATTTACTTTTTCTCCATCTTCGAGCTCAACATACTCAGAAGTTATCTTTTTTATGCATTTTCCTAGAAGGTTGGAAAGTGTTTCAGGAATATCTATATCAGGATAAAGCTTTGAAAAATTCACTTTTACTGTATTATTTTCATAATCAACTTCCAGGGCATCGAGAAGTTTGGTGTCTTTCATAAAAATGTATTGACTGTATGGAGATTGGTTGGGGTTTTCAAATAAATCAGTATCTTTATACTTTACTTTTCTTAATGTATCTTCATATTGTTCCAGCTCATAATATTTAAANNNNNNNNNNNNNNNNNNNNNNNNNNNNNNNNNNNNNNNNNNNNNNNNNNNNNNNNNNNNNNNNNNNNNNNNNNNNNNNNNNNNNNNNNNNNNNNNNNNNTTGGTTCGATATAAAAATTGGTCTGAAGAGTCTAAATTAAATGGAGGATCAATATAAATAGTCTGCACTTTTTCTTTGAATTTTGGCAGTATTGTATTTAAAGCTTGATAATTCTCACTTTTAATCAGCCAACCATCTAAAGAATTATCCAAATCCTCAAACAGGTTTAAAATTTCAATTTCTAGATCTTTGAAATATTTTGTATCTATAGGAAAATACTTATATTTGGGATTTAGATGTTTCTCGGTTAAATTGTTTTCAATAATTTCATCTTTGTTGAAGTTATTATCTATGATTCCCAACTCTTTCCATTCGTCAATTTGCTCATTTATATTTGGGTGCTTAATAATTTTTTCTATTAAATTCCCCTCTGCACTTCTTTTGTAGGGGTTAGTGGTATCTAGAGGGGTGTCTGCGTTAGCAGACGGGGTGTTCAATTTATTCTTTAAAAAATCAACCACTCCTTCTAAGTTTTTCTTCACGTCTAAATCGGACAAATGAATAATTTTAAGCCCTAGGCCTTTAAAATATTCATCTCTTCTTGCATCATATTCAATTTTCCCATCATGACTTAGACCGTCAATTTCTATAACAACACCTAAATTTTTGCAATAAAAATCAACAATATAATCGCCAATGATTTTCTGTCTGTCAAAATCTAATCCCAATAACTGTTTATTTTTTATCTGCTTCCACAATAAAACCTCTGATAAATTCCTTGCTTTTCTTAATTCCCTTGCTTTTTGTTTTAGATTTGGATTATAGGGTAATTCATTCCATTTTA harbors:
- a CDS encoding site-specific DNA-methyltransferase; this encodes FKYYELEQYEDTLRKVKYKDTDLFENPNQSPYSQYIFMKDTKLLDALEVDYENNTVKVNFSKLYPDIDIPETLSNLLGKCIKKITSEYVELEDGEKVNINNLDYKTIKSLIWW